The genomic region tctatatatttctttctgtgacttccttttctttcttgatcttctctgcctctttctctcttcccccaattTTTCTCTATAATCTTGGTTTCTCCTTAAATCCAGAcgatttttcttctatctctttcttttttaactctttctccccagactttttaaatctctctctccctatctccatctcttttcctatCGTTTGTTTCTctgctcctttttttctttcctttcctgatttccctctttttcctccgttTATTTCTTCCCTGAAAAtgacatatctctttctctcgatatattttccccttcttagatttttttccttctccatttatttatttattctgcagatcttccctgttctcttctccattcctttctttcctccctagaTCTTCCGTATCGCCCTCTTCCTGATCCTCCCTTCCTCACGCCTGTCTCCCCgtccctttccctatttcccccaaatccccccctATTTCAGtctctgccaccccccccccccaccttctacaACCAGCCAATCCCCGGACACCCAGCCGTTCCTTCGAGCGAGTCTCCTCCCCGAACCTGAGGTCTCGCATGTGCTGTTGTACTCCTCCATCACGCAAGTCCATCGGCGTAGAAGTTGAAggttatccccctctcccttccacccccccatacacctcccccccatccacagCGACCCAACTCGCCCCCCTTCCGCATTCTTGCTAAGTTTGAGGGTCGGACAAGGTCACGAAGTTCATTTCCAGGCCATTATTATACGTCTGAGGTACAGGTTGTGATAAACATTAGCGTTGGGAGGTatcagtttgtttgtgtgtgtttgcggaatGATCGCAAACCGCTGTCAAAGAATATAATTTGGGGGGAAAGTCATGAAACGCtgtcagttattttaatggctaCTACCCTTCCCCGATGAAGCCGCGCTGAAATTATTAAAATACATTTATCCCTGTACTACCGTAGTTCAGAACTATGCAATTCCCTCAAAACGAGCATAACATAATTGGTTAAACGTCTGGGTCATTTAAGGCCGTTCATAAGACGATGTTCATAACCCTGTTGCTAACATGAAACACTGTTAACAGCGTTGCTAACATGAGCTATTATTCATAAAGCGGGGTCAGCGTGATACACTGTTCATTGCAGCGTTCCACGAGGcggaaaaaatattcattatactGTATCATGGATTTATGTTGCGTttctcgtgagagagagagagaaaaaaaaatacattgatcaaaagaataaaaaaaaaagaacgaagaaaatatTGACCAAGCAGCTTTTGAAGAGCAGCAAACAGCGAAGTCAGTCTGGAATTCAGagagtatttttgttgtttattaaatCATTCGCCTGGCACTTAGACGCGTAAAATCCGGCCATTACTTTGCTTTCTTAGGAGGTTCTCGGTTTCCTTGATTGCACGGCTCTTGATACAAAAGCATGATATTGCAAAGAGttcagaaagaagagagagagagaaaaaaaagaacttggaggggaaagagagatggagagagagacgatggAAATAACAGGATATATGAAATACAATGAAAGattaagtgaaggagagagagaggaaaaagagaactagaaagaataagggcaaaggaatagagagaaaaaaagagaaaccgaaggggaataaatgaaaaagaaaacgacgatTGGAATAACAGGGAATAggaaatacacagaaagaaaaagggaatgcacatcaaagtaataataaggaggaagagtaagcgctgtaaaagacgaagaagaagaggagaggttggagaataagatgaaaaaaagaataaagctcTCTGGATACAGAAGAAATAAAGtcgaagggaaaaaaacgaacgaaaaaggaAGTGGcattgagagaaaggaaaaaaaaaaacgacagaaagcAAACATTATAAGCAAACAACAGTCATTTTCTTTCGCTcggggaaaaggaggataaattCACTTCAATAAACACGAACACAACCCTCAAAAACTAACTCCTAGATTCAACACCCGGAGCCTACACCCTGCCAACACTTAGAAGCAACATCCTGCCAACACCTGGAACCAACACCCTGGCAGCACCTAGAACCAACACCCTGGCAGCACCTAGAACCAACACCCTGCCAGCACCTGGAACCAACACCCTGGCAGCACCTAGAACCAACACCCTGCCAACACCTAGAAGCAACATCCTGCCATCACTTAGAAGCAACATCCTGCCAACACCTGGAATATAAACACTCTCAACACCTGGAACCCAAACCCTGCCAGCACCTGGAACCAACACCCTGCCAACACCTAGAGCCTACACCCTGCCAACACCTAGAATCAACACTCTACCAACACCTGGAACCCAAACCCTGCCAACACCTGGAACCCAAACCCTGCCAACACCTAGAACCTACACCCTGCCAACACCTAGAATCAACACTCTACCAACACCTGGAACCCAAACCCTGCCAACACTTAGATTCAACACCCTGCTAACACCTGGAACCCAAACCCTGCCAACACCTGGAACCCAAACCCTGCCAACATCTGGAACCCAAACCCTGCCAACACCTAGAACTAACACCCTGCCAACACCTAGAACTAACACCCTGCCAACACCTAGAACTAACACCCTGCCAACACCTGAAACCCAAACCCTGCCAACACCTAGAACCTATATCCTGCCAACACCTAGAATCAACTCTGCGAATAGGACCAGCACCCTACCAACATTCAGGACCAACACCCTGCCAACACGTGCAGACAACACCATGCCAACACTTAGAGCCAACACTCTGCCAACAACTGGAACCAACTCCAAGAATTAACACCCTGCCATCACCTGGAGCCAACACCTTAAAGCAACACCCTGCCAACACCTGGAACCAACACTCTGCCAACAACTGAAACCAACTCTAAAACCAACACTCTGCCAACAACTGAAACCAACTCCAAGAACCAACACCCTGCCAATACCGAGAATTAACACCCTGCCAACACCTGGAGCCAACACCTTGCCAACACCTAAAAGCAACACCCTGCCAACACCTGGAACCAACACTCTGCCAACAACTGAAACCAACTCCAAGAACCAACACCCTGCCAATACCGAGAATTAACACCCTGCCATCACCTGGAGCAACACCCTGCCAACACCTGGAGCAACACCCTGCCAACACCTGGAGCCAACACCCTGCCAACACGTGGAACCAACACCCTGCCAACACCTAGAAGCAACACTCTGCCAACACCTGGAAGCAACACCCTGCCAACACCTGAAACCAACACCCTGCCAACCACCCTGGAACGCCAATCAACCTGGAACCAACACCTAGATCCAAAACCCTGCCAACACTCAAAACTAACAACCTGCCATCACCTGAGACCTAGCACCTTACGAACCAACACTGCCTGCCAGTGCTCCAGAACCAACACCTGGAACCAGCACCCTGCCAACACCTGGAACTAACACCCTGCCAACACGTGGAACCAAGCACCCTGCCAACACCTAGAAGCAACACTCTGCCAACACCTGGAACCAACACCCTGCCAACACCTGGAACCAACACCCTGCCAACACCTGGAACCAACACCTGGAACCAACACCCTGCCAACACCTGGAACCAACACCTGGAACCAACACCCTGCCAACACCGAAAACTAACAACCTGCCAACACTCAGAACCAACACCCTGCCAACACCCTACCAACAATCAGAACCAACTAGATCCAAAACCCTGCCAACACTCAAAACCAGCACCATGCCAGCACTTAGAACCAACACCCTGCCAACACCTAGAACCAACACCCTGCCAACACCTAGAACCAGCACCCTGCCAACACCTGGAAACAACACCCTGCCAACACCTAGAACCAACACCCTGCCAACACCTGGAAACAACACCCTGCCAACACTTAGAACCATCACCCTGCTAACACCTAGAACCATCACCCTGCCAACACCGAGAACCAACACCCTGCCAACACCTGGCACCATCACCCTGCCAACACCTGGAACCAGCACCCTGCCAACACCTGGAACCAACACCCTGCCAACACTTAGAACCAATACCCTGCCAACACCTCGAACCATCACCCTGCCAACGTCCAGAAACAACACCGAGAACCAACACCTGGAACCAACACTCTGCCAACACCTGGAACCAACACCCTGCCAACACTTAGAACCAACACCAGTGACCATCACCCTGCCAACACCTGGAACCAGCACCCTGCCAACACCTAGAACCAACACCCTGCCAATACATGGAACCAACACCCTGCCAACACATAGAACCAACACCCTGCCAACACGTGGAACCAACACCCTGCCAACACGTGGAACCACATCCTGCCAACACCTAGAAGCAACACCCTGCCAACACGTGGAACCAACACCCTGCTAACACCTGGAACAACACCCTACCAACAACTAAAACCATCACCCTGCCAACACCTCGAATCATCACCCTGCCAACGTCCAGAAACAACACCGAGAACCAACACCCTGCAGACACTCAGAACCAACACCTCGAACCAGCACCCTGCCAACACCTGGAACTAACACCCTGCCAACACTTAGAACCAACACCCTGCCAACGCCTGTGACCATCACCCTGCCAACACCTTGCCAACACCTGGAACCATCACCCTGCCAACACCGAGAACCAACACCTGGAACCAGCACCCTGCCAACACCTAGAACCAACACCCTGCCAACACGTGGAACTAACACCCTGCCAACACTTAGAACCAACACCCTGCCAACACCTATAACTAACACTATGCCAACACCTAGAACCAACACCCTGCCAACACCTAACACCATCACCCACTGTAGCACCTAGAAGCCATAACCCTGCCAACACTCAAAGTCAACACCCTGCCAATACCAGAACAATGCCAGCACTTAGAACCAACACCCTGCCAACACCTGGAACCAACACCCTGCCAACACCTAGAACCATCACCTTGCCAACACCGAGAACCGTCACCCTGCCAACACCTGGAACCAACACCCTGCCAACACCGAGAACCGTCACCCTGCCAACACCTGGAACCAACACCCTGCCAACACCGAGAACCGTCACCCTGCCAACACCTGGAACCAACACCTAGAACTATCACCCTGCCAACACCTAGAACCATCACCCTGTCAACACCCAGAACCTACACCCTGCCAACACCTAGAAGCACTCTGCCAACACCTAGAACCATCACCCTGCCGAGACTCAAAACCAACACCCTGCCAACACCTGGAACCTAATACCTTCTTTTGCCATCTTCTAGAACCAGCACCCTGCCAATACCTAGATCCAACACTATGCCAACACCTAGAACCATCACCCTGCCAACACTCTGCCAACCCCTGGAACCATCAACTACCACTGCCATGCACTAGAACCAACACCTGGAAGCCATTAACTACAATACACCCTAGAACCAACACGCCTGCGAGACCATCACCCTACCAACAGTGTTTGCTCTGCTCAACAATCCTGGAATCATCACCCTGCCAACACCCAGAACCAACACCCTGCCGAGACTCATAACCAACACCCTCCCAACACCTGGAACCATCACCTACAACACCTAGAACCAACACCCTGTCAACGCTTAAGAACCAGTACACCTAGTCAAAACCTGGCACAATGCCATGACACCCTGCCATAGCACCTAGTACCAACACCCCTTGCGCCGATGACCCGCAACCAACACCCTCCCAACACCTGGAACCATCACCTACAACACCCTGCCAACACCCAGAGCCAACCAAACCTCCATCCGAGAGACCAACCAACCCCCACGCTCCCTCGCTTCCAACACCCCGCTCCTCAACGCCGTTTCACCGACCGCCCCCTTCTTGGAGGACGAGGTCACGTGGTCAGCCCTTCACCCCTCGTCAAATGAGGTCATGAGACTAGGTCatctgttccccctccccctatcccccaccttcaccccctcccccctcatccccccctcatccccccttcccccaccttcacccccgtTTCGGTGTCAGTGCCAATTAAGCCGCAGCGTCTACGGGGCTCTGTCGTTCCCCCGCTCGCGCCGTCGACCGGAAGATGGCGCAatagagccgggggggggggtaaaggggaaagggtggggaggaagagacgaggtaaaggggggaaaggggaaggaaggcgagttaaaggaggataggggggaagggcggaggaaggaaaggagggaaggggggaatgggggaaggaaggaggaaaggggaaagggggaggggaagggagtaaaaaaggaaaaggagtaaagaggaaaagggggagggaaagacgagcgggagaggaggcgcaggggaggaaaggggggatggggaagggcggagaggaggagggaaggaagaggaaggaaagggtggagggataaagaggaaaggtggggggggaggggagggtaaaagggaaaggggaaaagggagggaaaggggggttgaaGAAATGACACTGGGGcgaattatttattaattttgctgtattaatttcttgtgtactttttttgtggggggcgttatattttcactgtgcatgatcagatttttatgaaaatagtgataaggcattttatctttttattatttcattcttccctctttccctcttttttttctctcattttgctctttccttcccttcaatTTCGTCTGCTGATCGCAGTGTGATTTTATCGGCGATTACATCATGCACTTATTCCtcactttctctattcctttttgttCTATATTCGTATTTCCCTCCTTATATTTTTTCGTCTAGCaaaccccttcttttttctttctttttttcatcctcgtatttctcccatcttttttgttcctatttcttttcattattttcttttttttctacttcctccctttttctttcgttttctcccttcttcgtcctccttccttttctctttccttttctccccttcttgttctctctttgtctctgtctctgtctgtctgtctgtctgtctgtctgtcaagtctctctctctttctctctctctctctctctctctctctctctctcgtcagacattctctctctactctctctcttctctttctctctctctctgttctctctctctcgcttctctctgtctctgtctgtctctctctcaaagtcgtgagtctgctctctctctctctcttcttcttctctctctctctctctcagcgacctctt from Penaeus vannamei isolate JL-2024 chromosome 26, ASM4276789v1, whole genome shotgun sequence harbors:
- the LOC138866668 gene encoding mucin-2-like — translated: MAMIVVVVMIVVVVIIEVVVMIVVVIIEVVVMIVVVMAMIVVVVMIVVVVIIEVVVMIVVVIIEVVVMIVVVIIEVVVMIVVVMMAMIVVVMAMVWCNDCGDGDDCSGADYDCGGDCDDCGDGDDCSDGGGDGDCGIDSDNVSATPPPHLLQPANPRTPSRSFERVSSPNLRSRMCCCTPPSRKSIGVEVEDSTPGAYTLPTLRSNILPTPGTNTLAAPRTNTLAAPRTNTLPAPGTNTLAAPRTNTLPTPRTPGTNTLPTPRAYTLPTPRINTLPTPGTQTLPTPGTQTLPTPRTYTLPTPRINTLPTPGTQTLPTLRFNTLLTPGTQTLPTPGTQTLPTSGTQTLPTPRTNTLPTPRTNTLPTPRTNTLPTPETQTLPTPRTYILPTPRINSANRTSTLPTFRTNTLPTPTPCQHLEPTLCQQLKPTLKPTLCQQLKPTPRTNTLPIPRINTLPTPGANTLPTPKKPTPCQYRELTPCHHLEQHPANTWSNTLPTPGANTLPTRGTNTLPTPRSNTLPTPGSNTLPTPETNTLPTTLERQSTWNQHLDPKPCQHSKLTTCHHLRPSTLRTNTKQHSANTWNQHPANTWNQHPANTWNQHLEPTPCQHLEPTPGTNTLPTPKTNNLPTLRTNTLPTPYQQSEPTRSKTLPTLKTSTMPALRTNTLPTPRTNTLPTPRTSTLPTPGNNTLPTPRTNTLPTPGNNTLPTLRTITLLTPRTITLPTPRTNTLPTPGTITLPTPGTSTLPTPGTNTLPTLRTNTLPTPRTITLPTSRNNTENQHLEPTLCQHLEPTPCQHLEPTPVTITLPTPGTSTLPTPRTNTLPIHGTNTLPTHRTNTLPTRGTNTLPTRGTTSCQHLEATPCQHKQHREPTPCRHSEPTPRTSTLPTPGTNTLPTLRTNTLPTPVTITLPTPCQHLEPSPCQHREPTPGTSTLPTPRTNTLPTRGTNTLPTLRTNTLPTPITNTMPTPRTNTLPTPNTITHCST